GCAGTACCGCCTGCTTGCGGGGTATTCGCAGCGGATGTAATCTCCGGGATGGTTTCAGACACCGCCTTCAGCTTCATCTGCTCTGCCAGAGCGACAAGCTGGCGCCGCGCCTCGGCCTCGGCCCAGTTCTCTGCAACCTCATCGCGGACCTCTTCGAAAGGCATCAGCGCGGGCGGCACGATTTCATCCAGACGCAGCGCGAAAACCCCGCCATCATCCAGTTCGAGCAATTCGGGATAGTCGTTTTCGCTGACCGAGGCAGCCTGCTGACGGAACGCGGTATAGCCGCCGATCTCGCCCGGAACCGGCTCGTTTTCATTCGTCCAGTCGATCTGGCCAAGCTGCATATCGGTTTCCTCGGCCACCTGCTCCAGCGTCGAGCCGCCTGCCAGAAGATCCTCAATGCCCGAGGATTGCTCTTCGATCAGGCGACGTGCGCGATCCGCTGCGGCTTCGGCACGCAGATCGGGCAGAGCCTCCTCAAAGCTGACACTGATTGGGTCGAGCATCGCGTTTACCGAAAACAGGGCCGGACCCAGATCTGTCTCTACCGGCCCGACCACGCCGTTTTCCTCGGGCGCGAAAACCGCCTCGCCCGCCGCGCCAAGCTGCTGCTGCGACTGTTCGCCCAGATCGGTATCAGCAAGGCTGAGACCGCGTTCTTGCGCGATCTGTTCGAAATCGGCCTCTCCGGAATCGATCCGCGCCTTTGCGGCGGCAGCGGCCTCGGTGCTTTCGAAGACCAGACGGCCCACCAGACGCCGGGCGGGCTGGTTATATTCCGCGGCGCGGTCCTCATAGACCTCACGCAATGCGGCCTCGTCCAGTTCGACCGTTTCCGCCAGCATTTCGGGCGTCAGCCACAGATAAGAGATCTTGCGGACCTCCGGCGCGGTGAAACGGTCGGCATTCGCCTGATGCCAGGCCTGAAGCGTCGCCTCATCCGGCACGGCGACCGGGGCGGACAGATCCTCGGCGGTCAGTTCGATCCAGGAAATATCGCGCTGCTCAAGCACCCATGCGGCGCTTTGCTGAACCTGTTCTTCCGGTGTGCGCACACCGCCAATGACCGCATCCTGAAGGATCAGCCGCGCCTGATCGTCGCGCACATCGCTTTCGAATTCCTGCTCGCTCAGCCCCTCGCGGCGCAGCAATTCGCTGTAGGTCGCCCGGCTGAACCCGCCCGGCCCCTGAAATGCCGGAGCCGAGGTAATCGCCTCGGCCACAGTGCGGTCGCCGACCGAAACCCCGGCCTTGCGAGCTTCTTCGGCAAGTGCAGCGGCGGTAAAAAGCTGCGCCTGAACGGATTGGGGAAGCCCGAAGGCCCGCGCCTCTTCCAGCGTCATGCGCTGCCCTGTCTGGCGGGTGATATTGTTCATCTCATTCCCGAGGACGCGCATATAGGTCTGCGCATCGACTTCGGTTTCACCGACCGAGCCGATTTCCGTCGTGCCTCCGGTGAAATTCGTGACGCCGAAGCCGCCGAGGCCAAGCAGAAGCAACCCCATCAATATCCAGACAATCGTGGATTTGCCCTTGGTCCGCAGGTTGCTCATGCGCTTTTTCCTTATATTCGTCGCTGCGTTTTAGGGTGCCGGAACATCCGCTTCAAGTGCGGCTGTCGTGACGAAAGCTTGAGAGGCCCCGAAGCATCGCTGCTGTCTGGTCCGGGAAAGCCGTTTTGGCAATGTCGGCCATGCTCATGGGCCGGCTGGCATCGGGACGGAGGGAATGCTGAGATCGGGCTGCCCGCCGGGCGATGCCTGCTGCCCGCTCACGGAAGGAACCTCGCCCGATCCGGAAGTATCCGGGCGCGATCCGGTTGCTGCGCCTTCCTCGGCTTGCGGTGACGCTGTCGCAATCTCGGCAGTATCGTCATCTGGCAATACGCTTTCGCTCACCTCAACCGTTGCAGGCGGGGGCGGTACGGCCTCGCGCTGCGGATCGGGTGATGCAAGCGGCGGGACAGGTGATCGCGTCGTTGCATCCGCTTCCGCTGAGGGATCGGGGTCCGTATCCATGCTGACCGGAGCGGGGACGGATGCCGGATCCTGCAAGGCATCGGGTTGGCCGGAAACGGATGCGCCTTGAGGGACATCCGCCGGTTCCGGCGCTTCGGGAGCGGCGGCCCGGACAAAACCAGAGATATCGGGACTTGTGTCTTCGGCAGGAATATTGGCTTCAAGCCGCGTCGCCGGTGCCTCAGGCGCGTTTCGCGAGGCGTCGTTGGGCCCTTCATCCTGCGCCGGAGCCGCAACCTGTTCCGGCAGCGAAACCGTGACCGGACGCAACGCATCAGGGGATGGCCGCTGCACCGATATCGCTTGCCCGGACTCCTGCTGAGGAGGCCGGGTCAGATCAATCGCCTCTGGCCGGTTGACAGGGACGGTTACCGGGCGGGGCAAGCTCTCCGCGACCGGGATTTCGGGCGCGGCGGCGGCGTCGGACACGCCCGGAGCGCTCGCCTCGCCCGGTATGCTTGGCGGCAGATCCTCGCTTCGCGCGAACTCCGATCCGACCGGGGGGCCCATTCGGGTTTCCGGCGAGGTGTCGGCAGCGGCAGGCTGAGGCTCATCTGCCGGAAGCGACGCAGTTTCGGTGTCTTCCTGCACAATCTCCGGGGCATCAGGAACAACCGCCGCGCCGGATTCTGAAGCATCGGACGCCCCGCCACCCGTCTCAGCAGACCCGGAATCGACAGCAGCGACGGTTTCATCGCCAGCCATTCCGTCGGCCTCGGGCTGGCCACGCTCGACCGGCAGAGCCAGCGAAAGCGCCCCGAGGGCCGCGACGCCGATCAGCGCCCCATGCAGTGCACCCCGCCCGAATCCGTCCGATCTTGCCATTCCTGCCCCATTTCCTTCGCCGGGCGGCTTGCCCCTTCCGGCCATTTCGCACATCTATAAGGCCTGATCCCGCCGGGTTCACCCTATTTCACGATGGAATGACATGATCCTGCTCATCGATAATTACGACAGCTTTACCTGGAACCTCGTCCATTATCTCGGCGAAGAAGGGGCCAGTGTTGAGGTCTGGCGCAATGATGCACTGTCGGTCGAGGAGGCTTTGCAGATGAAGCCTGACGGGATCGTGATCTCTCCGGGGCCATGCGATCCGGCTCAGGCGGGCATTTGTGTGCCGCTGATCCGCGCGGTGGCAGAGCGCGGCGACCTGCCTCTGTTCGGCGTGTGCCTGGGTCATCAGGCCATCGGCGAGGCCTTTGGCGGCCGCGTGGTTCGCGCCGACCGGATCATGCATGGCAAGGTCGATGAGGTCAGCCA
This sequence is a window from Paracoccus aerodenitrificans. Protein-coding genes within it:
- a CDS encoding anthranilate synthase component II, which gives rise to MILLIDNYDSFTWNLVHYLGEEGASVEVWRNDALSVEEALQMKPDGIVISPGPCDPAQAGICVPLIRAVAERGDLPLFGVCLGHQAIGEAFGGRVVRADRIMHGKVDEVSHNGTGIFAGLPSPLKATRYHSLTVAPDSMPNALSVTARTGDGTIMGLIHNDLPIEGVQFHPESIASEHGHAMIRNFLQRCKTTEAA
- a CDS encoding peptidylprolyl isomerase — encoded protein: MSNLRTKGKSTIVWILMGLLLLGLGGFGVTNFTGGTTEIGSVGETEVDAQTYMRVLGNEMNNITRQTGQRMTLEEARAFGLPQSVQAQLFTAAALAEEARKAGVSVGDRTVAEAITSAPAFQGPGGFSRATYSELLRREGLSEQEFESDVRDDQARLILQDAVIGGVRTPEEQVQQSAAWVLEQRDISWIELTAEDLSAPVAVPDEATLQAWHQANADRFTAPEVRKISYLWLTPEMLAETVELDEAALREVYEDRAAEYNQPARRLVGRLVFESTEAAAAAKARIDSGEADFEQIAQERGLSLADTDLGEQSQQQLGAAGEAVFAPEENGVVGPVETDLGPALFSVNAMLDPISVSFEEALPDLRAEAAADRARRLIEEQSSGIEDLLAGGSTLEQVAEETDMQLGQIDWTNENEPVPGEIGGYTAFRQQAASVSENDYPELLELDDGGVFALRLDEIVPPALMPFEEVRDEVAENWAEAEARRQLVALAEQMKLKAVSETIPEITSAANTPQAGGTAGASAAGGSDDPAATILPEWNRETGLFRDGWLENAPPSLVEEAFALEEGETEIMEDGNRVALIRVDRVIPADLESQEAADIMASINERLGMSLQADLFDYYARAIQAQNGLTLNRSAIAAVESQL